One uncultured Draconibacterium sp. genomic window, TGTTGCAGTAGCAATTTCGCAAGCTTAATTTCAGATTTAAACCAAATCGAAATAATTCAGGCTCTGCTGGTTTTCCGGCAGGGCCTTTTGTTTTATAGAAAAATTTTATTGTGAAGATGGAATTGAATTTCTACCCTGCCCAAGTGCCTCTCGTGCTCCCTTTCCCCTCATGAGGGGAAATGTCGACAGACAAAGGGGTAAAGAATAAAATTCAACTCCGAAAAATATACCAATCTGTATGACCGACCTGATTTTACAATTTGGGGCGTATGCACTCTGATGCACAGTTCGCAGGTTCTTCTTCAGTTCCGGCTCACGTTGAGTTGATGGAATTGATCGGAATGGGTAACAACGGATTACTAACATTGGGGTTGGTGCTTCTGTTTCTGTTGCAGTAACAATTTCGCAAGCTTAAAAAGAGTGGCTTTGCAACTTCTACAATAAACACAAAGGCACAAAGACACGAAGTTAATTTCGTTGGCTTTGTGCTTTTTTGTTATGAAAAAGTTAGATTTAAAGGCACAAAGTTTAGGAGAAATCTCTAGCTTTGTGCCTATCTTTTTTAACCATATGTGCAAATGACGACAAATACAACAAAAGAATTTATCATTGAAGAAGCGCTAAAGCATTTCGATGAAGGTTACGCCTGCTCGCAATCGGTTTTACTTGCTTTTGCCGATCATTTCAAACTTGATAAGACCACCGCAAAACGCATTTCGGCAACTTTTGGAGGAGGTATGGGCCGTTTGCGCGAAACCTGCGGAGCCGTAACAGGTGGTTTTATGGTATTGGGACTGGCTTTTGGAAATGAAGAACCCAATGACATGGACACCAAGTTAAACAGTTATAAAAAGGTACGCGAATTAAATAAACTGGTAACCGATGTTCACGGCACATCCAACTGTCGCCAGCTTTTAATAAAACATGCATCCGAGCAAGAGGTAAAAGACCGTAAACACCACAAAATAATTTGCCGTCAGGTGGTTGGAGATGCAACAGGACTGGTGTACGACATTTTAAAACACGATCAGAAAATTTGATACGAGTGCTTCTAAATTTCTTTTTCAGAATTTAAAAATTTGAAGTGCAAATTTTGCATCCAAGCGAATAAGTACCTGAATATCAACAGCAAGTATCATTGCATACCTCCTTATAAATTACTAACTTCCCAATAATATTTATCTGCCGCCAAAATAAGAGTTAAAAATCCATTAATCTTCCACGATTAATGAAACAATTTAGCAGCTGTGGCGTTTACATTTCTGAAATTAAAACGCAGATAAGTAAGTTTAACAAATATAAAAACTACTCACAATGTTAATTAGCGATGTAAAAGCAAGAGAAATTTTAGATTCTCGTGGTAACCCAACTTTAGAAGTTGAAGTTTTATTAGAAAGTGGTGCATTTGGTCGTGCTGCTGTTCCATCGGGAGCATCAACAGGCGAAAACGAAGCACTCGAATTACGCGATGGCGACAAAGCCCGTTACCTTGGAAAAGGTTGTTTAAAAGCGGTTGAAAATGTAAATACAATTATTGCGAAGGAAATAGTTGGTATGGATGCTACCGACCAAGTAGCTGTTGACAGCAAGTTGTTGGAACTGGACGGCACTAAAACAAAATCGAATTTAGGAGCAAATGCAATGCTTGGCGTTTCTTTAGCCGTTGCAAAAGCAGCAGCCGAATATTCAGAACTTCCTCTGTACAGGTACATTGGAGGAGCAAATGCAAAAACATTACCTGTACCAATGATGAATATTATTAATGGAGGTTCACACTCCGATGCTACTATTGCTTTCCAGGAATTTATGATTCGCCCAATTGGTGCACCTTCATTCCGCGAAGGTTTACGTATGGGAGCTGAAGTTTTTCATGCACTGGCAAAAGTACTTAAAGCAAAAGGCTTGTCGACTGCAGTTGGCGATGAAGGTGGTTTTGCTCCAATGCTTGGAGGAACTGAAGAAGCGATTGAATCGATTTTAACTGCAATTAAAAATGCTGGTTACAAACCGGGTCGTGCCGAAGATGGTGGCGATGTTTCAATTGCCATGGACTGTGCTTCATCTGAATTTTACAAAGACGGTGTTTATGATTATGGCATTTTTGAGCCAAACGGCGTAAAACGTAATGCCGACGAGCAAGCCGCATATTTAGCTGAATTGGTTGCCAAATATCCGATCGATTCGATTGAAGACGGGATGGACGAAGGCGATTGGGACGGATGGGTAAAACTAAATGCTGCCATTGGCGACAAATGCCAGTTGGTGGGTGACGACCTTTTTGTAACCAATGTTGAGTACCTTCAAAAAGGTATTGAACTAAATGCTGCCAACTCAATTTTAATTAAAGTAAACCAAATTGGAACTTTAACCGAAACGCTGGATGCTATTGAAATGGCTCACCGCGCCGGTTATACTTCGGTAACTTCTCACCGTTCGGGCGAAACCGAAGATTCAACCATTGCCGATATTGCAGTTGCAACCAATTCAGGTCAGATTAAAACCGGTTCACTGAGCCGTTCAGACCGTATGGCAAAATACAACCAGCTGCTTCGTATCGAAGAAGAACTGGGAGCCAGTGCCATTTACGGATACAAAAAGATTTATAAAAAATAGGGTTTTGCAGTTGTTTATTGCAATATTTCGGAAGTTAGAAACTTCCGATCCCATAAAATAGTAAAACCGTCTTTCGAAAGTGAGACGGTTTTTTTCCAAAATATATTTCGGAACTTTTATTCAAGAATAGGATATGCTGTTTCAGGCTTTAAAGAGGTAAAGTCTTTGAAAAGTTTGATATCCTTAAAAACGAGTTTAAATCCGAAACGGGGCTCGCCAACAACTCTGTTGGTGTAATAAGCAAATTGTAAATGCATTGCCGGAAATATTAAACTTTCGTTTTTGGTGCTTAAATTAATACCCACTTTCGAAAAATAATCCCACTTATCGCTAAAATTGTCTGCCCTGTTCATCCACCCAATATTTATAAACGGATCGAAGGAGAAACGAAATCCCCAAAACTGATATCGGGTATAAAACACCGGATGGTAATTTAGAACAAAATTAGCATCACCATAAAACACATCTTGTGTCAACATCAGCAAATAATCGGAATACAATGCAGGAATGAGGTAACGCGGATTGTTTACAGCATTAAAAGACAAATCAAAAATGTTTCTCAGTTCCAGATTATTCAACTTCAACAGTGGACTTAAATAACTAAACCGGAGTGCTGTAACTACGTCTTCAAAGTTCTTATTAAAACGATACGCTCCAACATTTATTCCTGCCGAGAAAATACCCGCGTTCTGAAAATATTTTGAATAATTGATTCTTGAGCCAATATAAGGCCGGTTCAAATAAGAGGTATGCTGCCAACCACCGGTAAAATTCAAATTAAATCCGATTGGAACATCCTCAATATTTCCAAACTGAATAAGTTTGCTTGTTTTTATATACGACACTTGCTGCAAAGAAACCGCCCCGAGGTACAAAACCTTGTCATGAAAAGGATAGTTGTATTCAAATACATCCGATGGGCGTTTGGTATATTTTTCGTTATAAAAACGCCCTGCAACATTCAAAAACGGATGGGTTAAATCGCGTTCGTACAAAAAGGAATACCCCAACCAAATATCAATTGTATTTAGGCTGTATTTCTCTTTGTTCCTGTAAATTGAATCGGGCATATTTGGTCTTTCTGAAATTTTTTCAGTCAGACTTTCGAAAATGGCTTCTCCCCCAAATTTTGTGTTTGTGGTTACAAAAGGTTTTGCATATTCAATCCGAAATAAATCCTGATCGAGGCCATTATTGTATTTAATTTTGCCATTCACAAAACTCCCCAAAATATTGTTTATGCCATAATACATTCCGTATCCAAATTTCTCATCGGCACTGCCATCGAACTCAAAAACGGCACCCAAATTATGGCCCAATCCCAGAAAGTTACGCGTGTATGGTTCCACTTCAAAAGCATTGTAATCGTTTATATCGCCACTTACACCAATGGGGTATTTATCCTTTACCCAAACCAGTACCTCAACAGAATCGGTGGAATTTTCGACAGGAACAATCTGAATACGGGCATCTTCGATATACGATAGCTGACGTAACAACCTTTCGTTATCGGAAAATATACGTGGGTCGACTCTATCGTTTCCTTTAAATTTTAAATTATTCCGTATGATTTGTTCGTTCGTGGGACT contains:
- a CDS encoding C-GCAxxG-C-C family protein yields the protein MTTNTTKEFIIEEALKHFDEGYACSQSVLLAFADHFKLDKTTAKRISATFGGGMGRLRETCGAVTGGFMVLGLAFGNEEPNDMDTKLNSYKKVRELNKLVTDVHGTSNCRQLLIKHASEQEVKDRKHHKIICRQVVGDATGLVYDILKHDQKI
- the eno gene encoding phosphopyruvate hydratase produces the protein MLISDVKAREILDSRGNPTLEVEVLLESGAFGRAAVPSGASTGENEALELRDGDKARYLGKGCLKAVENVNTIIAKEIVGMDATDQVAVDSKLLELDGTKTKSNLGANAMLGVSLAVAKAAAEYSELPLYRYIGGANAKTLPVPMMNIINGGSHSDATIAFQEFMIRPIGAPSFREGLRMGAEVFHALAKVLKAKGLSTAVGDEGGFAPMLGGTEEAIESILTAIKNAGYKPGRAEDGGDVSIAMDCASSEFYKDGVYDYGIFEPNGVKRNADEQAAYLAELVAKYPIDSIEDGMDEGDWDGWVKLNAAIGDKCQLVGDDLFVTNVEYLQKGIELNAANSILIKVNQIGTLTETLDAIEMAHRAGYTSVTSHRSGETEDSTIADIAVATNSGQIKTGSLSRSDRMAKYNQLLRIEEELGASAIYGYKKIYKK